One genomic segment of Vibrio quintilis includes these proteins:
- the fdhF gene encoding formate dehydrogenase subunit alpha, with the protein MKKSIVVCPYCGTGCKLNLLVKDNKIVGAEPANGRTNEGQLCLKGYYGWDFLNDTKLLTPRLKQPMIRRSRDSKLEAVTWDEAIDFAAEKLQAIKDKHGPDAIMTTGSARGPGNESNYVMQKFARAVIGTNNVDHCARVCHAPSVSGLESTVGNGAMSNSIPEIEETKCLLIFGYNVADSHPVIAKRIFKAQENGAKIIVCDPRKIESVRIADQWLQLKNGANMALVNAIAYTLIDEDLYNKAYVQNFTEGFEEFRKIVMNYAPEEVEHITGLKGSDVRQAARTYAAASEAMILWGMGVTQFGQAVDVVRGLAALALMTGNFGRRGVGVGPVRGQNNVQGTCDLGMLPHQYPGYQSVKDDAIREKFENAWGVKLSPEPGYRLTEVGHKVDEGVCKAFYIFGEDPAQTEADLSAMRETMKKMELVIVQDIFMTKTAEMADIVFPSTSWGEHEGVYTCADRGFQRFYKAVTPPEGVKPDWEIFGLLSTRMGYPMQYKNAEEIWDEMRSLAPLFAGASYEKMEGEKSVLWPCPTEDHPGTPFLFEGNKFATESGKALFIGAEWRPPLEKIDADYPLILSTVREIGHYSCRSMTGNCTALATLADEPGFIQMNPEDAKALGVVDQQLVWVSSRRGKVITRANFSERVNKGAVYMTYQWWVGACNELTIEHVDPISSTPEFKFCAVKVEAIEDQSWAENYVQVEYSNMKARLNSHVEYA; encoded by the coding sequence ATGAAAAAATCTATCGTCGTTTGTCCCTACTGTGGTACGGGCTGTAAACTGAACCTGCTGGTTAAAGATAATAAAATTGTTGGGGCTGAGCCTGCGAATGGTCGTACCAACGAAGGTCAGTTATGTTTAAAAGGTTATTATGGCTGGGACTTTTTAAATGATACTAAATTACTGACACCACGTTTAAAACAGCCCATGATTCGCCGTTCAAGAGATAGTAAGCTTGAAGCGGTAACATGGGATGAAGCTATTGACTTTGCAGCAGAAAAACTTCAGGCAATCAAAGATAAACATGGCCCTGACGCTATCATGACAACCGGTTCTGCCCGTGGTCCGGGTAATGAATCTAACTATGTTATGCAGAAATTTGCCCGTGCAGTGATTGGAACGAATAACGTTGACCACTGTGCAAGGGTATGTCATGCGCCTTCGGTTTCCGGTCTGGAATCAACCGTTGGTAATGGTGCAATGAGTAACTCCATCCCGGAGATTGAAGAAACAAAATGCCTGTTAATCTTTGGGTATAATGTTGCTGACTCTCACCCGGTTATTGCGAAAAGAATTTTCAAAGCTCAGGAAAATGGCGCCAAAATCATTGTGTGCGATCCGCGTAAGATTGAATCTGTACGGATTGCCGATCAATGGCTTCAATTGAAAAATGGTGCCAATATGGCATTGGTAAATGCGATTGCTTATACATTGATCGATGAAGATCTGTATAACAAAGCCTATGTTCAGAATTTTACTGAAGGATTTGAAGAGTTCCGTAAAATTGTGATGAATTATGCTCCGGAAGAAGTTGAACATATCACTGGTCTGAAAGGAAGTGATGTTCGACAGGCGGCAAGAACATATGCAGCAGCTTCTGAAGCGATGATTTTATGGGGTATGGGTGTCACTCAGTTTGGTCAGGCTGTAGATGTGGTACGAGGCTTGGCTGCATTGGCATTGATGACCGGAAACTTTGGTCGTCGTGGTGTTGGTGTTGGTCCTGTGCGCGGACAAAACAACGTTCAGGGAACATGTGACTTAGGTATGCTGCCTCATCAGTATCCAGGCTATCAATCTGTAAAAGATGATGCGATCCGTGAAAAATTTGAGAATGCCTGGGGTGTTAAATTATCACCGGAACCGGGCTATCGTCTGACAGAAGTCGGTCATAAAGTTGACGAAGGCGTATGTAAGGCATTTTATATCTTTGGTGAAGATCCGGCGCAAACTGAAGCTGATTTGAGTGCAATGCGGGAAACGATGAAGAAAATGGAATTGGTCATCGTTCAGGATATCTTCATGACGAAGACTGCGGAAATGGCCGACATCGTGTTCCCATCAACCAGTTGGGGAGAACACGAGGGTGTTTACACTTGTGCTGATCGTGGCTTCCAGCGTTTTTATAAAGCAGTGACACCACCTGAAGGTGTGAAACCAGACTGGGAAATCTTTGGTTTGCTATCAACCCGGATGGGATATCCGATGCAATATAAAAATGCAGAAGAAATCTGGGATGAAATGCGTTCTCTGGCTCCTCTGTTTGCTGGTGCTTCTTACGAGAAAATGGAAGGGGAAAAATCAGTTCTGTGGCCTTGCCCGACAGAAGATCATCCTGGTACACCATTCCTGTTTGAAGGGAATAAATTTGCGACTGAATCAGGTAAAGCTCTGTTCATCGGTGCTGAATGGCGTCCGCCTCTGGAAAAAATCGATGCAGATTATCCTTTAATTTTGTCGACAGTTCGTGAGATCGGACATTATTCATGTCGCTCAATGACAGGTAACTGTACCGCACTTGCTACATTGGCCGACGAACCTGGATTTATTCAGATGAACCCTGAAGATGCGAAAGCGTTAGGAGTTGTTGATCAACAATTAGTCTGGGTTTCATCTCGTCGCGGAAAAGTTATTACCCGGGCTAACTTCTCTGAGCGTGTTAATAAAGGCGCGGTCTACATGACTTATCAATGGTGGGTTGGCGCATGTAATGAATTAACTATCGAGCATGTTGATCCGATTTCAAGTACACCTGAATTCAAGTTCTGTGCAGTCAAAGTCGAAGCAATAGAAGATCAGTCTTGGGCTGAGAACTATGTACAAGTTGAATATAGTAATATGAAAGCTCGTCTTAATTCTCACGTGGAATATGCCTGA
- a CDS encoding sigma 54-interacting transcriptional regulator — MIFSKAMLSVHDTSDLLKFINDEECSFLQVERINIILNRNHTNEAVLYYISNGEVCSEVFNRQETDLYNQTYDDGIYELDGNRFYYYYPQFSEHPAYKNISHYRRMPLNTVTHQLGEIEFINPEIDDMEDEEKHFRLINSMLISFVAHVIEHELATSKAQQLSHERDNYHILVDVTNAVISQSSKETLLNSLLRCLNQHFSMCDLSLIEKYQGHYIQHSSRLDKDELVYQCHFFSDDSVFEPAVTSDEPVCLSGQKLRQVFYRKNTIELNESVDQVIIIPMVFRTCKVGYITYVMQKCVEAQWCKIELLQQVAARVAMAMHSLSVHEAHTKVIPKNEYISIEAHDERHQIFDDIISQSEAMNRVLDQVAMVADCDSTVLILGETGTGKELIARAIHKMSRRSKKRMVKMNCAAVPEGLFESELFGHERGAFTGAIHQRVGRFEQANQGTLFLDEIGDMPLELQPKLLRVLQESEIERVGKNQLIPVDVRIVVATNADLVSMVQKKTFRNDLYYRLNIFPIEIPPLRERPEDIPLLVKYFSRVISKQMGKKITAITNETMRALADFSWPGNVRQLRNFIERSVILTRGDVLNAPLEELVKLGLHISPPESDSPLLRNSNAREFPVVVDREAIIQALRESNGIVAGVRGAAVKLGLKRTTLLSRMQKMGISSKDYLPEM; from the coding sequence ATGATATTTTCAAAAGCAATGCTATCAGTTCATGATACATCGGACTTATTGAAATTTATCAACGATGAAGAATGCTCATTTCTGCAAGTAGAAAGAATTAATATTATTTTGAACCGCAATCATACCAATGAAGCGGTTCTTTATTATATAAGTAATGGTGAAGTATGCTCGGAAGTATTTAATCGTCAGGAAACCGATTTATATAATCAGACTTATGATGATGGTATTTATGAGTTGGATGGAAATCGTTTCTATTATTACTATCCTCAATTTTCAGAACATCCCGCGTATAAAAATATCAGCCATTATCGCCGTATGCCGTTAAATACGGTGACTCATCAATTGGGTGAAATTGAATTTATTAATCCTGAAATTGATGACATGGAAGATGAGGAAAAACATTTCCGGCTGATAAATAGTATGTTGATTTCTTTTGTGGCTCATGTCATCGAGCATGAACTGGCGACGAGTAAAGCTCAGCAACTCAGTCATGAACGGGATAACTATCATATTCTGGTGGATGTGACGAATGCTGTCATTAGCCAAAGCAGCAAAGAAACGCTGCTTAACTCATTGCTTCGGTGTCTGAATCAACACTTTTCTATGTGTGACTTATCTTTGATCGAAAAGTATCAGGGCCATTATATTCAGCATTCGAGTCGTCTTGATAAAGATGAGCTTGTTTATCAATGTCATTTTTTTAGTGATGATTCAGTATTTGAACCAGCGGTTACAAGTGATGAGCCGGTTTGTCTCAGCGGCCAGAAGCTGAGGCAGGTATTCTATCGGAAGAATACGATTGAACTGAATGAAAGTGTTGATCAGGTCATCATTATCCCCATGGTTTTTCGTACCTGTAAAGTCGGTTATATCACGTATGTCATGCAGAAATGTGTTGAAGCACAGTGGTGTAAAATCGAACTTTTACAACAAGTTGCAGCAAGAGTTGCAATGGCGATGCACAGTCTTAGTGTTCATGAAGCGCATACGAAAGTCATTCCTAAAAATGAATATATTTCGATAGAAGCCCATGATGAAAGACACCAAATTTTCGATGACATCATCAGCCAAAGTGAAGCGATGAATCGCGTGCTTGACCAGGTTGCGATGGTTGCGGATTGCGACAGTACGGTTTTGATTTTAGGTGAAACAGGGACCGGGAAAGAGCTGATTGCAAGAGCTATTCATAAAATGAGCCGTCGCAGTAAAAAACGTATGGTGAAAATGAATTGTGCCGCGGTGCCTGAAGGTTTATTCGAAAGTGAATTATTTGGCCATGAAAGAGGTGCGTTTACCGGCGCGATTCATCAAAGAGTCGGACGCTTTGAGCAAGCTAATCAGGGAACATTATTTTTAGATGAAATCGGCGATATGCCATTAGAGCTTCAACCCAAGCTATTGCGGGTATTGCAGGAAAGTGAGATAGAACGGGTTGGGAAAAACCAGCTGATTCCTGTGGATGTCCGGATTGTTGTTGCCACAAATGCCGATTTGGTTTCAATGGTTCAGAAGAAAACATTCAGGAATGATTTATATTACCGGCTTAATATTTTCCCGATTGAAATTCCTCCTTTAAGGGAGCGCCCTGAAGATATTCCATTACTGGTGAAATACTTCAGCCGGGTGATTTCGAAGCAGATGGGTAAGAAAATTACAGCGATTACCAATGAAACAATGCGGGCGCTTGCTGATTTTTCATGGCCGGGAAACGTCAGGCAGCTAAGAAATTTTATAGAGCGTTCGGTGATCTTAACCCGTGGTGATGTCTTAAATGCGCCGTTAGAAGAACTGGTCAAATTAGGTTTACATATTTCTCCTCCTGAGAGTGATTCGCCTTTACTTCGCAACAGCAATGCCCGTGAGTTTCCTGTGGTTGTTGATCGTGAGGCTATTATACAGGCCCTGCGGGAAAGTAATGGTATTGTCGCAGGTGTCCGCGGAGCAGCGGTAAAGCTGGGATTGAAACGGACGACACTTCTATCCCGTATGCAGAAAATGGGAATCAGTAGTAAAGATTATTTACCCGAGATGTAA
- a CDS encoding single-stranded DNA-binding protein — translation MASRGVNKVILVGNLGGDPEVRYMPSGGAVANITIATSESWRDKTTGEQREKTEWHRVALFGKLAEVAGEYLRKGSQVYIEGQLQTRKWQDQSGQDRYTTEVVVQGFNGVMQMLGGRAQGAGQPGQSAPQQQGGWGQPQQPAMQPQQKPAPQQQPQQPQYNEPPMDFDDDIPF, via the coding sequence ATGGCCAGCCGTGGAGTAAACAAAGTAATCTTAGTTGGGAACCTTGGCGGGGATCCCGAAGTTCGTTATATGCCGAGTGGCGGTGCTGTTGCAAACATTACGATTGCAACGTCTGAGTCATGGCGTGATAAAACAACTGGCGAGCAAAGAGAGAAAACAGAGTGGCACCGTGTTGCTTTGTTTGGAAAACTGGCCGAAGTTGCCGGAGAGTACCTGCGTAAAGGTTCTCAGGTTTATATTGAAGGGCAACTGCAGACGCGTAAGTGGCAGGACCAAAGCGGGCAGGATCGTTATACCACAGAAGTTGTGGTGCAGGGATTCAATGGTGTCATGCAAATGTTAGGCGGACGCGCTCAGGGCGCAGGCCAGCCAGGACAATCAGCACCACAACAGCAAGGTGGATGGGGACAACCTCAGCAACCAGCTATGCAGCCTCAGCAAAAACCGGCTCCACAGCAACAACCTCAACAGCCGCAATATAATGAGCCTCCAATGGATTTTGATGATGATATTCCGTTCTAG
- a CDS encoding 4Fe-4S dicluster domain-containing protein has protein sequence MNRFIFADANKCIGCRTCELACAISHQNEDIGTLADPKNFTPRLNLVKNAQVTVPVMCRQCDDAPCAQVCPNNAIVHEDGYIKVIQSRCIGCKTCAIACPYGAMNIVTTMVENHSGYSGLFQRKTPQSQAVKCDLCSHSEDGPACVQVCPTQAIKLMVPEDVELTTQQKREAAASSASVISV, from the coding sequence ATGAATCGATTTATCTTTGCTGACGCCAATAAGTGTATTGGTTGTCGAACTTGTGAGCTTGCATGCGCGATTTCTCATCAAAATGAAGATATTGGAACACTGGCAGATCCCAAAAATTTCACACCACGCTTGAATTTGGTGAAAAACGCTCAGGTGACCGTTCCGGTTATGTGCCGTCAATGTGATGACGCCCCTTGTGCCCAGGTTTGTCCGAATAATGCAATTGTACACGAAGATGGTTATATCAAAGTGATTCAGTCGCGTTGCATTGGCTGCAAAACATGTGCAATCGCATGTCCTTACGGAGCCATGAATATTGTGACAACCATGGTTGAAAATCATTCTGGTTATTCCGGTCTTTTCCAAAGAAAAACCCCACAGTCACAAGCTGTTAAGTGTGACTTATGTTCCCACAGTGAAGATGGACCGGCCTGCGTTCAGGTGTGTCCTACTCAAGCCATTAAATTAATGGTTCCGGAAGATGTTGAGTTGACTACTCAGCAGAAGCGGGAAGCTGCTGCAAGTAGTGCTTCTGTCATTTCGGTGTGA
- the hypF gene encoding carbamoyltransferase HypF yields the protein MDERRLFLISGIVQGVGFRPFIYQLAVKYDLSGWVSNDSGGVQIDVQGAPDNIELFSKQIVCNPPALARIDSLNSSSLPPVEQDGFHIHHSQREKDISVFITPDQSVCQACLDDLRNPQSRYYQYPFTNCTNCGPRYSIIEQLPYDRCNTSMKQFDMCPECRQVYQNPLDRRYHAQPVSCSRCGPVVSLLDKSKKDILSGQDAIAHAAQLLSRGKILAIKGIGGFHLVCDALCQSAVLQLRKLKQRRLKPFAVMAENTLAAEAYVTGESAEWAALSSSAAPIVLMKRKANRHLVPEVAPVGPYLGVMLPYTPLHVLLFDALKSIGETHLLVMTSANRSGLPLAVCRDEIYQQFGQSLDAILDHNRPIVHPCDDSLVHFAGGKVRVLRMARGYAPFSIKTNYSGQTLLGMGAQQKATIALATPGQWFLSPHIGDTDNLDTQIRYQQATDDFLSLYQCQPSLYVHDKHPGYFTSQLIQKEVSSHAAVQHHYAHVLSVMAEHHLNQTVIGFAFDGTGWGNDETVWGGEVILADTKGFKRCGHLRPFRLIGGEKAIREPARLLFAMLLECYSPEEIKAMSLPAFESWSEVYFQNLYQLWASGRHSPYCTSVGRLFDVWAGLLLLTEQVNFEGESGLRIEESATRALEEQMFLALDFPWTDAQVLDWQPALVACIEQRCWEKNAGVNGACLALIRGIVSAILQMADRYASYPIVLCGGVFQNRLLMDLLWQQWQSGEQLLYSGETIPVNDGGIAAGQVWYGMHLHT from the coding sequence ATGGATGAACGCCGCCTTTTTCTTATTTCCGGTATTGTTCAGGGGGTTGGTTTCCGCCCTTTTATCTATCAGCTTGCAGTGAAGTATGATTTATCCGGGTGGGTTAGTAATGATTCTGGTGGTGTTCAGATTGATGTGCAGGGAGCGCCGGATAACATCGAATTATTTTCGAAGCAGATTGTCTGTAATCCTCCGGCTTTAGCGCGGATTGATTCGTTAAATAGTTCGTCGCTGCCGCCTGTTGAGCAAGATGGCTTTCATATCCATCATAGTCAAAGAGAGAAGGATATCTCAGTTTTTATCACGCCTGATCAGTCTGTGTGTCAGGCATGTCTCGACGACCTTCGTAATCCTCAGTCCCGTTATTATCAGTATCCTTTTACAAATTGTACGAATTGCGGCCCCAGATATTCGATCATCGAGCAATTACCTTATGATCGGTGTAATACCTCCATGAAGCAGTTTGATATGTGTCCGGAATGCAGGCAGGTATATCAAAATCCTCTGGACAGGCGTTATCATGCGCAGCCGGTCAGTTGTTCCCGGTGCGGTCCGGTTGTTAGTCTGCTTGATAAATCAAAGAAAGATATCTTATCCGGACAAGATGCCATTGCTCATGCAGCACAATTATTATCCCGGGGAAAAATACTGGCAATTAAAGGTATTGGTGGTTTTCACCTTGTATGTGACGCCTTGTGCCAGAGCGCAGTGTTACAGTTACGAAAGCTTAAACAGCGCCGGTTAAAACCATTTGCCGTCATGGCAGAAAATACGCTGGCAGCAGAAGCCTATGTAACCGGGGAATCTGCCGAATGGGCAGCTTTGTCATCTTCAGCTGCACCGATTGTACTGATGAAACGAAAAGCGAACCGTCATCTTGTTCCCGAAGTGGCGCCGGTCGGCCCGTACCTCGGGGTGATGCTCCCTTATACTCCGCTTCATGTGCTCCTTTTTGATGCATTGAAATCAATAGGCGAGACTCACCTTTTGGTGATGACAAGTGCCAATCGTAGTGGGTTACCTTTAGCGGTCTGTCGTGATGAGATATACCAGCAATTTGGCCAGTCACTTGACGCGATCCTTGACCATAATCGTCCGATTGTTCATCCCTGTGATGACAGTCTGGTTCATTTCGCTGGTGGAAAAGTCCGGGTACTTCGTATGGCCAGAGGTTATGCGCCCTTCAGTATCAAGACAAATTATAGCGGGCAGACACTTTTAGGCATGGGAGCTCAACAGAAAGCAACGATTGCTCTGGCTACACCGGGGCAGTGGTTCTTATCTCCTCACATTGGTGACACAGATAACCTGGATACACAAATTCGTTATCAGCAGGCAACAGATGATTTTCTGTCTTTGTACCAATGTCAGCCATCTCTGTATGTCCATGACAAGCATCCGGGATACTTCACATCTCAACTTATTCAGAAAGAAGTGAGTTCACACGCAGCAGTTCAGCATCACTATGCACATGTACTGTCAGTAATGGCTGAGCATCACCTGAATCAGACGGTGATTGGTTTTGCTTTCGATGGCACTGGCTGGGGGAATGATGAAACGGTCTGGGGAGGTGAAGTCATTCTTGCTGATACAAAGGGTTTTAAGCGATGTGGGCACTTACGTCCGTTTCGTCTTATTGGTGGAGAAAAAGCGATTCGGGAGCCAGCAAGACTGTTGTTTGCAATGTTACTTGAGTGTTATTCCCCCGAAGAGATTAAGGCGATGAGCCTCCCTGCTTTTGAGTCGTGGTCAGAGGTTTACTTTCAGAATTTATACCAGCTTTGGGCCTCAGGACGTCATTCTCCTTATTGCACTTCTGTTGGCCGGTTATTTGATGTGTGGGCTGGTTTACTCTTACTGACGGAGCAGGTGAATTTTGAAGGTGAAAGCGGATTAAGGATAGAAGAATCAGCAACCCGGGCACTTGAAGAACAGATGTTTTTAGCACTTGATTTTCCGTGGACAGATGCACAGGTTTTAGATTGGCAACCTGCACTGGTGGCATGTATTGAGCAGAGGTGCTGGGAGAAAAACGCCGGGGTGAATGGCGCATGTCTGGCACTGATTCGCGGCATTGTGTCTGCAATCCTTCAAATGGCAGATAGATACGCATCTTACCCGATTGTGCTTTGTGGCGGAGTGTTTCAGAACCGGTTGCTAATGGATTTATTGTGGCAGCAATGGCAATCAGGAGAGCAGCTCCTTTACAGTGGTGAAACGATTCCCGTAAATGATGGCGGAATTGCTGCGGGACAGGTTTGGTATGGGATGCATCTTCATACCTGA
- the galU gene encoding UTP--glucose-1-phosphate uridylyltransferase GalU, with product MIRKCLFPAAGYGTRFLPATKSMPKEMMPVVNKPLIEYGVDEAIQAGMNGMCIVTGRGKHSIMDHFDTNYELEHQIKGTNKEDLLIDIRQIIETTHFTYIRQREMKGLGHAILTGRELVGDEPFAVVLADDLCVNESDGVLAQMVSLFKQFRCSIVAVQEVPEDETHKYGVISGEMIKDDIFRVDDMVEKPEPGTAPSNLAIIGRYILTPDIFDLIEQTEPGKGGEIQITDALLKQAKSGCVLAYKFKGKRFDCGSVEGYIEATNYCYENLYKQNQKKVALDQHATTKEE from the coding sequence ATGATCAGAAAGTGTCTTTTCCCTGCGGCCGGTTATGGAACCCGCTTTCTTCCGGCAACAAAGTCCATGCCTAAAGAAATGATGCCAGTCGTTAACAAGCCATTAATCGAGTATGGTGTAGATGAGGCAATACAGGCTGGAATGAATGGCATGTGTATCGTCACCGGACGGGGCAAGCATTCTATCATGGATCATTTTGATACGAATTATGAATTAGAGCATCAGATTAAAGGTACAAACAAAGAAGATTTACTCATTGATATTCGTCAGATCATTGAAACAACTCATTTTACCTATATTCGTCAAAGAGAAATGAAAGGCTTAGGCCACGCAATCCTGACGGGAAGAGAGCTGGTCGGAGATGAACCTTTTGCCGTTGTTTTAGCGGATGACTTGTGTGTCAATGAATCTGACGGCGTTCTGGCGCAAATGGTGTCACTGTTCAAACAATTTCGCTGTTCTATCGTAGCAGTACAGGAAGTTCCGGAAGATGAAACCCATAAATATGGTGTTATCTCTGGTGAAATGATCAAAGACGATATCTTTCGTGTTGACGATATGGTTGAAAAACCTGAACCAGGAACAGCCCCCAGCAATCTGGCCATTATCGGACGTTATATTCTGACGCCGGATATCTTTGATTTGATAGAACAAACTGAGCCCGGAAAAGGTGGGGAAATTCAGATTACAGATGCTTTACTCAAACAAGCAAAATCGGGCTGTGTACTGGCTTATAAATTTAAAGGTAAACGATTTGATTGTGGAAGCGTTGAAGGCTATATAGAGGCCACAAACTATTGTTACGAAAATTTATATAAGCAAAACCAGAAAAAAGTAGCGCTGGACCAACACGCTACAACTAAAGAAGAGTAA
- a CDS encoding HupE/UreJ family protein: MMKNKFLILTLLTLISPFAMAHTGHVGHFGFESGFMHPLTGVDHLSVMIAVGILAALFGGAFRWIMPVSFVLCMIVGGILGIAGMVIPYVEAGIILSVVAMGIMLFRGNIISHKIVIGFVSLFAVFHGMAHGAEMPLDSHALYYFSGFVLSTSMLHLSGILSGETFLRFSVHGRFTKALGAVIALFGCSMLFS, translated from the coding sequence ATGATGAAAAATAAATTTTTAATCCTTACCTTATTAACATTGATTTCCCCATTCGCCATGGCTCATACCGGACATGTCGGTCATTTTGGTTTTGAGAGTGGTTTTATGCATCCATTAACCGGGGTTGATCACCTTTCTGTCATGATTGCTGTGGGTATTTTAGCTGCACTGTTCGGTGGTGCTTTCCGGTGGATTATGCCGGTTTCATTTGTGCTGTGTATGATTGTTGGTGGTATTTTAGGTATAGCCGGAATGGTGATTCCTTATGTTGAAGCCGGAATTATTCTCAGTGTTGTTGCTATGGGTATTATGTTGTTTCGAGGAAATATCATTTCTCACAAGATTGTCATTGGGTTTGTCAGTCTGTTTGCAGTTTTCCACGGGATGGCTCACGGTGCTGAGATGCCACTTGACAGTCATGCATTATATTATTTCAGCGGATTTGTTTTATCGACATCAATGCTGCACTTATCAGGCATTTTGTCAGGTGAAACGTTTTTACGCTTTTCAGTGCATGGCAGGTTTACAAAAGCATTAGGCGCAGTTATTGCGCTATTCGGCTGTTCAATGCTCTTTTCTTAA
- a CDS encoding LuxR C-terminal-related transcriptional regulator has translation MKKNNYARTLYILYPEGEVLPDIYEEIEKLLGYTLPKVTPDALSVNGSRDRHKILIFTYDHRTPLLPYFNDWYSEQQYYETVVIDVDKRLNTEALLALGNLKGLFYQKDPIQKIIMGLKEIIDGRNWLPRHISSQLLHYYRYALQSHNISAIIALTAREIEILRCLQSGACNTEIADNLFISEYTVKSHLYQIFKKIAVKNRAQAISWARQNLLT, from the coding sequence ATGAAGAAAAACAATTATGCACGGACGCTTTATATCCTGTATCCAGAAGGGGAAGTCCTTCCGGATATATACGAAGAAATCGAGAAGCTGCTGGGGTATACATTGCCCAAAGTCACGCCAGATGCACTTTCTGTCAATGGCAGCCGCGATCGCCATAAAATTCTAATTTTTACTTATGACCACCGGACACCTTTGCTCCCCTATTTCAATGACTGGTATTCTGAACAACAATATTATGAAACCGTCGTGATTGATGTAGATAAACGCTTAAATACTGAAGCATTATTAGCCTTGGGCAATCTGAAAGGGCTGTTTTATCAAAAAGATCCGATCCAGAAAATCATCATGGGACTGAAAGAAATTATTGATGGAAGAAACTGGCTTCCCCGCCATATCTCCAGTCAATTACTTCACTATTACCGATATGCCCTGCAAAGTCACAATATCTCGGCAATCATCGCTCTGACAGCAAGAGAAATTGAAATTTTGCGTTGCTTGCAATCCGGCGCATGTAATACAGAAATTGCAGATAATTTATTTATCAGCGAATATACAGTTAAGTCACATTTGTACCAGATTTTTAAAAAAATAGCGGTAAAAAACAGAGCTCAGGCTATCTCATGGGCCAGACAAAATTTATTGACCTAA
- the fdhD gene encoding formate dehydrogenase accessory sulfurtransferase FdhD encodes MYRADGNLNIDSASRKTIIRYKQGAFQESTEDMVVQEVPVALEYNGIAYTVMMCTPVDLEFFAVGFSVTEGIIDHDRDIHNIEIQKDAEGMTLSVEIANRCMSRLKEKRRSLMGVTGCGICGAEQLNGVRRCIAPVSDASRFNIEKLDSALLQLNQKQTLNQLTGASHAAAYLDPDGNIQAVFEDVGRHIALDKLIGWIIRHHCEHGAVLVTSRASFEMVQKVAVCGLEILLAVSAATHMAVELAERMNITLCGYCRPGKANIYTHERRIVDN; translated from the coding sequence ATGTATAGAGCTGATGGGAATTTAAATATTGATTCAGCCAGCAGAAAGACGATTATTCGTTATAAGCAGGGCGCATTTCAGGAAAGCACTGAAGACATGGTTGTGCAGGAGGTGCCTGTTGCTTTGGAGTATAACGGAATTGCTTATACCGTCATGATGTGCACACCTGTGGATTTGGAGTTTTTTGCGGTTGGTTTTTCTGTCACAGAAGGGATTATTGATCATGACAGAGATATTCATAATATAGAAATACAGAAAGATGCGGAGGGGATGACACTATCCGTTGAAATAGCGAATCGCTGCATGAGCCGGTTAAAAGAAAAGCGTCGTTCTTTAATGGGAGTAACCGGATGTGGTATTTGTGGAGCCGAACAGTTAAATGGTGTTCGCCGTTGCATCGCTCCGGTATCTGATGCTTCCCGCTTTAATATAGAGAAGCTGGATTCTGCGTTGTTACAACTGAATCAAAAGCAGACTCTGAATCAGTTGACCGGTGCGAGTCATGCAGCCGCTTATCTTGATCCTGATGGAAATATTCAGGCTGTTTTTGAAGATGTTGGCCGGCATATTGCGCTGGATAAATTAATTGGGTGGATAATCAGACATCATTGTGAGCATGGGGCTGTTTTAGTAACAAGCCGTGCCAGCTTTGAAATGGTTCAGAAAGTAGCTGTATGCGGTCTTGAAATATTGCTGGCGGTATCTGCTGCGACACATATGGCGGTTGAACTTGCAGAACGGATGAATATTACATTATGTGGCTATTGCCGCCCGGGAAAAGCGAATATATATACACATGAAAGACGAATTGTCGATAATTGA